CGCACGCACCCAGTCGCGCAGTTCGGCCTCGCTGACATCCGTACCGCGATTGATGACCACCGCCGCGCCGACGGTCTCGCCCCATTCCGTATCGGGAACTGCAACCACGGCCACATCGGCGATCGCCGGATGCTGACGCAGCACATCCTCGATCTCTCCCGGCGAGATGTTCTCACCACCGCGCACGATCACGTCGTCGGCCCGACCATCGAGGTAGAGAAAACCGTACTTGTCCACATAGCCACGGTCCCGCGTCGGGAACCAGCCGTCCCCGTCAAGCAGGCTGCCGATGCCCAGGTACTCACCGGATACCTGCCCACCGCGCACGAAGACGTCTCCCACCTCTCCCACCGGCAAGGCCTTGCCGTCGCAATCGCGGATCTCGATCTCGACCGTGCCGATCGGGCGGCCGACCGAATGCAGGCGCTTCCGGACCTCGGGGTCGACGCTGAAGAAGCCTTCGCGGTGGCCGTCGGGGTCGAGCAGTGCGATGGTCGAGCTCGTCTCGGTGAGGCCATAGGCATTGGTGAAATCGACCCCGGGCCAGAGCTGCATGGCACGCTCGATCACCGGCGCAGGCATCTTGCCGCCACCATAAGCAAGCGCGCGCAGGCTCGGCAGCGCCGCATCTCCCCCGCTGGTGTCGATGTACTCGATCACGCGCGCAAGCATCGTGGGGACGACGAAGGCATTCGTCACCTTCTCGCGCTGACAGGTGTCGAGCCAGGCCTCGCCATCGAAATTAGGCAACTGCACCATGCGACGGCAGGCATACGTTGAGCTCAGGATCGCCGAAATTCCGGCGATGTGATACGGCGGCACCGCGACGAGCGTGGCATCGTCATCCTGTGCCGCACCGAATTGCACGGTACCGAGGATGTAGCTCATCAGATTTTCGTGGCGCAGGACGGCCGCCTTGGGCGCACCCGTCGTGCCACTGGTGAACAGCTGCACTGCGACCGCATCCGGCTCTGCGGGGACAGCGTCGTCTGCCGGCACGCCCGCATCGAACGCCTCGCGGAGGAAGGTCTCGCGGTCGACCACGATGAATCCTGGCGGAATCTCCACGCCTTCGAGCAGGGCCGGGTCGGCAATCAGCCAGGCCGGAGCGATCCGGGCCAGCAGCGCCTGGATCTCCGGCTTTGTCAGCCGGTAGTTCATCGGCACGTACGGAAGCCCGGCGCACGCCGCAGCGTACAGCGCGACCGGCGCGGCAATGCTGTTGATGTCCAGGAAGCCGACGTGACGACAACCGCTCCCACGGATCTTCGCACCGGCGCGACGCGCAGCTTCAAGCATCTCGGCATAGCGTATCGAGCGCTCACCACAGGTCACTGCAACCCGTTCCGGATGGCATTCCGCCGCCATCTCCAGCGTCATCAGCACGTTCATGGCCTCAGTCCGAGGACGGCAGGGCCTTCGCCTGCTTGACCACGAGCTCACCGCCGTCAATCGACAGGCTACCCTTCCCACCCTTGGTGCACAGGAACTCGAAACGCTCCGCTTCATCGGTGTAGCGCTTGCCCACCAACGTGCCCTGGGCAAGCGCAGCCTCCGGGGCCAGACCCGCCGACTTCTCTGCGGTCATCGCAAGCATCTCGGCGCCACCGCATTCGAGGCGGATATCGTCCGCAGCCGCTCGAACCACCATCACCTCGGTATCGCACACCGCACTTTTCAGTCGCGAACCTGCTTTCAACGTAGCCATTTCAGCTCCTCGAACGATCCAGGGTTGGAAAGACAGCGAACGTGCCAAGCACCCTTCCGGAACCGAAATCTCCGGCCGCCGCTATCGATGAGCGAATTCTGTTCGATGCAAAGCGCGCTCATCAACGCCTCTCCGGCACCCTGACCTGAATTGAGCCCGAATAGGCCGAATCAGACCTTTGCGGCGATCCCGCCCCTCACGGTTTTTTTCTATCTTGGCTCTGGGGCTGCACCTTCCGCCCGTGCCTCGGACCAGCCATGTCGCGCACTACCTGATCCGACACCCCAGGCAGCCTCACCCTATTCCGCAAACGAGCACGAGACACGAGCATGCAGCCACCTCCTCCTCTTTCCAGCCTTCGCGTGATCGAGAGTTCCATTCTCGGCCCTGCCGCAATCACCACCGCACTGGCCGACCTGGGCGCCGACGTGATCAAGGTCGAATCCCCAACCGGCGACTACATCCGCGAGATGACTTGGCCGATCATCGAGGGGGTCTCGCTAATGCACTACCACCTCAATCGCGGCAAGAAGAGCATTACGCTCGACCTCAAGGTCGAGGTCGCCCGCGGGATCTATCGCGAGCTGGTGCGCGGTGCCGACGTCGTCATCGAGGCATCCAAGCCGGGGGCACTGGCCCGCTACGGACTCGGCTACGACGACCTGCGCAAGATCAACCCGAAGATCGTGTTCTGCACCGTATCCGGCTACGGTATGACCGGCCCCTACAAGGACATGCCCTCGCACGGGATCGCCTATGACACCTGGAGCGGCATCGTGAAGCCGGCCTATGACGAGGAGGGCTTCTGCTACATCCCCGAGCACATCGGCATCGGCATCAACGCAGCGCCGCTTTTCGGCGGGCTGGCCGTCCTCGCGGGCGTCATCCGTGCGCGCGAGACCGGCGAAGGCTGCTTCATGGAGCTCGCGCAGAG
This region of Thauera sp. JM12B12 genomic DNA includes:
- a CDS encoding class I adenylate-forming enzyme family protein is translated as MNVLMTLEMAAECHPERVAVTCGERSIRYAEMLEAARRAGAKIRGSGCRHVGFLDINSIAAPVALYAAACAGLPYVPMNYRLTKPEIQALLARIAPAWLIADPALLEGVEIPPGFIVVDRETFLREAFDAGVPADDAVPAEPDAVAVQLFTSGTTGAPKAAVLRHENLMSYILGTVQFGAAQDDDATLVAVPPYHIAGISAILSSTYACRRMVQLPNFDGEAWLDTCQREKVTNAFVVPTMLARVIEYIDTSGGDAALPSLRALAYGGGKMPAPVIERAMQLWPGVDFTNAYGLTETSSTIALLDPDGHREGFFSVDPEVRKRLHSVGRPIGTVEIEIRDCDGKALPVGEVGDVFVRGGQVSGEYLGIGSLLDGDGWFPTRDRGYVDKYGFLYLDGRADDVIVRGGENISPGEIEDVLRQHPAIADVAVVAVPDTEWGETVGAAVVINRGTDVSEAELRDWVRARLRSSRVPAVISFRKQLPYNEMGKILRRVLRDELSLPT